A section of the Synergistaceae bacterium genome encodes:
- a CDS encoding type II toxin-antitoxin system HicB family antitoxin, giving the protein MSRSTLTAVVHKERLSRSDKDIYVADCPEVGSVSQGWTIEEAVANLKEATELYLQEAPLISKGNAFITTFEVETGVRA; this is encoded by the coding sequence ATGAGCAGGAGCACTTTAACTGCGGTGGTTCACAAGGAGAGACTGTCCCGCAGCGATAAAGATATATACGTCGCAGATTGTCCTGAAGTCGGCTCAGTGAGTCAGGGATGGACCATTGAGGAAGCAGTTGCTAACCTCAAAGAGGCTACGGAGCTTTATTTGCAGGAAGCACCGCTTATCTCTAAGGGCAATGCGTTCATAACGACATTCGAGGTAGAAACAGGTGTCCGAGCCTAG
- a CDS encoding type II toxin-antitoxin system HicA family toxin, translating into MSEPSGWSGREIIAVLQKMGFVWVRTNGSHAVLRSGSSQCIVPIHGEVAVGTLRSALRQAEISPAEFLRNA; encoded by the coding sequence GTGTCCGAGCCTAGCGGATGGTCAGGCCGGGAAATTATTGCGGTTCTGCAGAAGATGGGCTTTGTATGGGTACGTACCAACGGATCACATGCCGTTCTTCGCTCGGGTTCTTCGCAGTGCATAGTGCCAATTCACGGCGAAGTTGCCGTTGGAACTCTGCGTAGTGCTCTGCGACAGGCGGAAATCTCTCCGGCTGAATTTCTGCGCAATGCATAA
- a CDS encoding cupin domain-containing protein encodes MIREVTATEVEGGFPESKGKRYMYHVLSKDELNGHGRLYARVVLPAGSSVGWHQHVHDTEPYYILKGEGEFCEGDSEFGERRRSHVRAGQVCIIEVGQWHGIENTSDEDMELMALIYNEPGYDNR; translated from the coding sequence ATGATTCGCGAGGTAACTGCGACGGAAGTTGAGGGAGGTTTTCCCGAGAGCAAGGGCAAACGCTACATGTATCACGTTCTCAGCAAGGACGAGCTTAACGGACACGGAAGGCTTTATGCGCGCGTTGTCCTGCCTGCGGGTTCGAGCGTCGGGTGGCATCAGCATGTCCATGACACAGAGCCGTACTACATCCTGAAGGGCGAGGGCGAGTTCTGCGAGGGCGATTCGGAGTTCGGCGAGCGCAGAAGGAGTCATGTCCGCGCAGGGCAGGTGTGCATTATAGAGGTAGGACAGTGGCACGGCATCGAGAACACGTCCGACGAGGATATGGAGCTGATGGCGTTAATCTACAACGAGCCGGGGTATGACAACAGATAG
- a CDS encoding transposase, with product MSRMHANTTPPGSYWDKRCEVLSSFLWLPTKRVLDDMPQSAANLEDVTPLKDTWFDSQIYSLPYTTHQNNGAQHPASPSQRSRNIRIYPNAEQREVLRHWMRTARYVYNRATECIVKGSKADWLAIKGFLLKELPEWTENVPFQIKAVAVRDACMTFKKGDAPRFRARSSTKQTIFVPKASVSKRGIYTRYLGRMDFAEDFPESCGDCRVILDGGRWFVSVPVSVSERAEHYGRVVSVDPGFRSFVTFYSLDSCGKIGVGAFSRIYSLCRYLDGLNERMAKTNHRQRYKMKKAAERLRWKIRNLVEELQHKTALFLVKNFDVIALPEFRAEDFGSGSLREIAGDAHAGFQEFLRAKAREYGAKVIAQNEDGTSCVCSWNGEARTAGRVIRDGAITLDRDYNGARGIFLRALRESAIPSPV from the coding sequence ATGAGCAGAATGCACGCGAACACAACGCCGCCCGGCAGTTACTGGGACAAACGCTGTGAAGTATTATCATCGTTCTTATGGCTGCCAACTAAAAGAGTACTTGATGATATGCCTCAGTCTGCCGCAAATCTTGAGGACGTTACGCCCCTCAAAGATACGTGGTTCGATTCGCAGATCTATTCATTACCCTACACAACACACCAGAACAACGGCGCACAGCATCCGGCCTCGCCATCCCAGAGGTCGCGGAACATACGCATATACCCTAACGCGGAACAGCGTGAAGTTCTCCGGCACTGGATGAGGACGGCAAGGTACGTGTACAACAGAGCAACAGAATGCATCGTCAAGGGCAGCAAGGCGGACTGGCTCGCAATCAAAGGCTTCCTCTTAAAGGAGCTTCCGGAATGGACGGAGAATGTCCCGTTTCAGATCAAGGCAGTAGCAGTACGAGATGCCTGCATGACCTTCAAGAAGGGCGATGCTCCGAGATTCAGGGCCAGAAGCAGCACGAAGCAGACGATCTTTGTGCCGAAAGCCTCAGTCAGCAAGAGGGGGATATATACGCGTTATCTTGGCCGAATGGATTTCGCGGAGGATTTCCCGGAATCGTGCGGGGACTGCAGGGTGATTCTCGACGGCGGAAGATGGTTTGTGAGCGTGCCGGTAAGTGTGAGCGAACGTGCAGAGCATTACGGCAGGGTAGTATCGGTTGACCCGGGCTTCAGGAGCTTCGTTACGTTCTACAGCTTGGACTCGTGCGGGAAAATCGGTGTCGGAGCTTTCTCGCGTATCTACAGCCTGTGCAGGTATCTTGACGGCCTCAACGAGAGGATGGCCAAGACGAACCACAGGCAGAGGTACAAGATGAAGAAGGCTGCCGAACGGTTACGCTGGAAGATCCGCAATTTAGTGGAAGAACTTCAGCACAAGACCGCGCTGTTCTTGGTGAAGAACTTTGACGTTATAGCTTTGCCGGAGTTCAGAGCAGAGGACTTCGGGAGCGGGTCATTAAGGGAGATAGCCGGTGATGCTCATGCAGGGTTTCAAGAGTTCCTGAGGGCAAAGGCCAGAGAGTACGGCGCAAAGGTCATCGCGCAGAATGAGGATGGCACGTCATGTGTCTGTTCATGGAACGGCGAGGCCAGAACGGCGGGAAGAGTCATCAGGGACGGGGCAATCACACTTGACAGGGATTACAACGGTGCGCGCGGAATATTTCTGCGTGCTTTGCGAGAATCTGCCATTCCTTCGCCCGTATAG